A segment of the Agarivorans albus genome:
GATGCGCTGTTAGGCGAGTTTGCCAAGCGCATCGCGTTTTTAGAGCTACAACTAGAGCGAGCTGAATTAGGTTCTGATAGCTTCGATTTAGGTGCTAATTAGTATCAAATTCCCAGCCTAGTTCTTGGCTAATTTTTGATACTTGAGGCGCTATAAGATCTATGTCACTTTGTGGCACAGATTGCAGTTGGGTAAACCATTGGTCACCGATTTCGAATGATTCCAACAGTTGTTGTTTCTGTTCAGCCGATAGCTCGGGGTTATCTAACAACTGTTGTTTCATGTTCTCGTAGACTTCAAGCTGTGGTTTATATTCTTCTAAATTAACGGCCAAGATAGCAAATATTACTTGCTCGGTAGTTGCTGCCCAGTGCTCTAAGTCTAAGTTGTATTTATCTAATACTTGTTTCACTTCGTTAGCATAAGCACTTTGATTGAGCTGAAGAACCATCTGTTCAGCTAACTCGCTAGGGTTTTCTACTTCTTCTAATGTGTTTTCTTCTTCGATTTTTTCAACAATTGGTTTAAGCATTTTGCTCGCTTCAAACCAGTTGTCTATTGTCTGTTGGGTTAAGTTAGCGGCGTTTGCATAAGCGCCTATCAGCAGAAGCAGTAGAGGTAGCAATCTCATAAATACATCCTAAATATGGTGTCTATTTATAAAATAGTGGTCTTAAAGACAAAAATAAAGCGGGCAGTGCCCGCTTTAAGTTGTTTCTGCTTAATTTTATTAAGCTTTAATTGCATCCGTTAAATGCGGACGAATTGTAGATAACATATGTTTTAGTACTTTAGGGTTTGCACATACAACATTTCCACTTTGGTAGAAATCTGTGTTGCCGCTAAAGTCTGTAACAATGGCACCTGCTTCGCGAGCAATTAGTTCACCTGCTGCGATGTCCCAAGGCTTCAAGTTTAATTCAAAGAAACCGTCTAAACGACCAGCGGCTACATAGGCTAAATCTAAAGCGGCAGAACCAGCACGGCGCATGTCTCCACACTCAGCAAAGATTGCTCCGAACATGGCTAAATAGCTGTCCATGTAGTGTTTGCGTTTGAATGGGAAGCCGGTGCCAATTAGTGTGCCTTCTAAATCTTTAGCTTTAGTAACACGTAAACGGTAACCGTTTAATTGCGCGCCTTTGCCGCGTGAAGCAGCAAATAACTCATTGCGAAGAGGATCGTAAATCACACCATGCTCTGTTTTCCCTCGAACGCGCAATGCGATAGAGATAGAGAAGTGAGGAATACCTTTGATAAAATTGGTGGTTCCATCCAATGGGTCTATCACCCATTGATATTCATCATCCTTGCCAGCTGTTAAGCCACTTTCTTCACCAATAAAAGAGTGATCTGGGAAAGCGTTTTGAATGGTGTCGATAATGCTTTTCTCAGCGGCTTTATCAACATTAGTTACGTAGTCGTTAGCGCCTTTTGTTGTCGCTTCAACTTTATCTAACTGCTCGTAAGCTTGAGTTACGACCTTACCTGCGTTTCGCGCAGCGCGAATCGCAATGTTTAGCATAGCATGCATGAATTACCACCAATTTGTAGAAAGAACATAAAATAACCGCCGGATTATAGGGAAAACCAAAAACAAACACAATTGATTATAGGCACTCCATATAAACTTTTTCCAATCTAGCTGCTAAGGCTATGGCTATGTTACAATCCCGCGCATCAAATTTAGGGTGAAGTAAAAGTAATGTTGGAAAATGTTCGAGTGGTTTTAGTTGGCACTAGTCATAGTGGCAATATTGGCTCTGCAGCCAGGGCAATGAAAACCATGGGAATTAGCGATTTGTGCTTGGTAGCTCCAGAAGCTGAGATTGATGGTAAGTCAGTTGCGCTATCTGCTGGTGCATCGGATGTGCTTGGTGGGACAACGATTGTTTCAGAGTTATCAGAAGCAGTTGCAGACTGTCAGCTAGTTATTGGCGCCAGTGCCCGTTCTCGAACTTTAGATTGGCCGATGGTTGATGGGCGAGAAGCCGGCGTTAAACTCGCGGCAGAGGCCCAACAGGGTAAAGTAGCTATTGTGTTCGGCCGTGAGAGCAGTGGTTTAAACAACCCAGAGCTACAGCAATGCCATTATCACGTTTGTGTACCTGCTAACCCCGAATATAGTTCGCTAAACTTAGCAATGGCTGTTCAGCTGTTATGCTACGAAGTGCGTATGGCATTTTTAGACCAGCAAAACACACACCCAGAAGCTGCTCCCGAAGATTACCCTCATGCCGATGATTTAGAGCGTTTTTATCAGCATTTTGAACA
Coding sequences within it:
- the suhB gene encoding inositol-1-monophosphatase, with protein sequence MHAMLNIAIRAARNAGKVVTQAYEQLDKVEATTKGANDYVTNVDKAAEKSIIDTIQNAFPDHSFIGEESGLTAGKDDEYQWVIDPLDGTTNFIKGIPHFSISIALRVRGKTEHGVIYDPLRNELFAASRGKGAQLNGYRLRVTKAKDLEGTLIGTGFPFKRKHYMDSYLAMFGAIFAECGDMRRAGSAALDLAYVAAGRLDGFFELNLKPWDIAAGELIAREAGAIVTDFSGNTDFYQSGNVVCANPKVLKHMLSTIRPHLTDAIKA
- the trmJ gene encoding tRNA (cytosine(32)/uridine(32)-2'-O)-methyltransferase TrmJ → MLENVRVVLVGTSHSGNIGSAARAMKTMGISDLCLVAPEAEIDGKSVALSAGASDVLGGTTIVSELSEAVADCQLVIGASARSRTLDWPMVDGREAGVKLAAEAQQGKVAIVFGRESSGLNNPELQQCHYHVCVPANPEYSSLNLAMAVQLLCYEVRMAFLDQQNTHPEAAPEDYPHADDLERFYQHFEQSIADSGFIIKPHPGKVMEKVRRMFNRIRMEKQELNVMRGILTSFDKHISKPEK